One region of Palaemon carinicauda isolate YSFRI2023 chromosome 40, ASM3689809v2, whole genome shotgun sequence genomic DNA includes:
- the LOC137631996 gene encoding luciferin sulfotransferase-like, which translates to MAEKFPYTLETPTEEENKLIKKEFAGYLSGAVRVRPSGYFFQGIYRDYAERLFNFSVKSSDVFVVSYPKCGTTWTQEMTWLLLHDLDYEGAKVELDSRFPFLEADHVLDPEVFKLPVISDKLACPPPEPGKYLAAADNFPSPRTIKTHMPFSLLPPKLVDTCKVIYVTRDPRDVVVSYYHHHRMWATHGYSGDFKKFFDFFINEQVMWSPFWSHVREAWEKRHHSNLLIVTYEQLKADLPSVIKKVANFLGKNVTPEDIEKLSSHLHIDTMKNNMAVNCLHEAEFGLLDTKEGGFIRQGKSGGWRSYFDAEMIEKFDKWTKEKGQGLEKEFNWV; encoded by the exons ATGGCAGAGAAATTCCCTTATACGTTAGAAACACCGACGGAGGAAGAAAATAAATTGATCAAGAAAGAATTCGCCGGTTACCTATCTGGAGCGGTTCGCGTCCGTCCATCGGGTTATTTCTTCCAAGGCATCTACCGTGACTACGCTGAACGCCTCTTCAATTTCTCCGTTAAAAGCAGCGATGTCTTCGTGGTCAGCTATCCTAAATGTG gcaCAACATGGACCCAAGAAATGACGTGGCTCTTATTGCATGACCTTGACTATGAAGGAGCCAAAGTTGAATTAGATTCGAGATTCCCTTTTCTGGA AGCAGATCACGTGCTTGACCCCGAGGTATTCAAGTTACCCGTCATCAGCGACAAATTAGCCTGTCCTCCACCGGAGCCAGGCAAGTATTTAGCAGCAGCCGATAACTTTCCAAGCCCGAGGACCATCAAAACCCATATGCCTTTCTCTCTCCTTCCGCCGAAGCTCGTGGATACTTGCAAG GTTATATACGTAACAAGAGACCCCCGAGATGTGGTCGTCTCTTATTATCACCATCACCGAATGTGGGCAACGCATGGCTACAGTGGAGACTTCAAGAAGTTCTTTGATTTCTTCATTAATGAACAAG TTATGTGGTCACCCTTTTGGAGCCACGTCCGAGAAGCTTGGGAGAAGCGCCACCACTCGAACCTCCTCATTGTAACCTACGAACAACTGAAAGCTGATCTCCCGTCAGTTATAAAGAAGGTTGCCAATTTTTTGG GAAAGAATGTTACACCCGAAGACATCGAAAAACTGTCGTCTCATTTGCACATAGACACAATGAAAAACAACATGGCTGTGAACTGCCTGCACGAAGCCGAGTTTGGACTGTTAGACACAAAGGAAGGGGGTTTCATAAGGCAAG GTAAGTCTGGAGGATGGAGAAGTTACTTTGACGCAGAAATGATTGAAAAATTCGACAAATGGACGAAGGAGAAAGGCCAAGGACTGGAGAAGGAATTCAACTGGGTCTGA